The window AATAAGCAACAGCACATTGATTTAGGCAAAAATGACCTAATGGGTCTGCAGTTTTagagtattttaaaatattgttaatatttttttatgtaaaatgtatgttttctGAGTAGTATGAGATCCATGAGTAAAACTAGGAATGTGCTAGGGAACGCAATAGCAGGTGGAATTGTACGTGGGAATGCCAAGATTAGGTTACCATCTAATACCTGGTTTATCTTATCATTCCATTATTTTTTACTGCTGTTGTGCTTATTTGTATTTCTaatgttatttattgtttttgttaggCATAAAATTATAAATGATGTTGCAGTAAATAGCTTTAAACAACTTTAAGACtgttgcacagtactgtgtgaGTACAGTAATGTGTGTAAACATTTTGCAAACACTGTAAACATATTGTAAACTGTGCAATAGAGCAGTGGTTCCCCACATTGGACCATTGGAATGTAGTGTTTACCCCACTCTCAACAATCAGTGAATTAACCAAGCCCTTCCTGAGAGGAAATGTGCAGGGTAGGGGGTCTTCCAGAACTCCCTGCAAAGGACATACTACTCTAAAGAACAATACACTGTGCACAAATGATGAGTGGTGTCCCTGTGGTGACCTCATTATATAGATGGATGGTGAAGGACTGTAGCAACCTGTCAACCTGCAAAGTACACCAGTATAGGAAGTTTTTCAGATAAAATAGCCAATGAATGTAGAAGTAAGCCATCTCagtatttacatattaaataaatgacacaAGATTTACTCTCCCCCTCTCAGGCACGCTGATGGTCATCTCTCTGCTTTCTATTGTGTACGGAGCCCTGCGCTGCAACATCCTGGCCATCAAGATTCGCTATGATGACTATGAGGTTTCGGTGCATCCAGCAGCGTacctgtgtgtgttcctgtggcGTGGCTTCGAGATCGCCACACGGGTTGCTGTGCTAGTGCTGTTCAGCTCCGTTTTGAAGGTGTGGGTGCTGCCTGTGGTCCTTATTGGATTCCTGCTCTTCTTCCTGCAGCCATGGGTGCGCTTCTGGAGCAGTCACTCTCCCTTCCCTGAGAACATTGAGAAGACACTGACACGCGTGGGTACCACCATCGTGCTCTGCATGCTAACGTTTCTCTATGCTGGCATCAATGTCTTCTGCTGGTCAGCGGTGCAGCTGAAGCTGGACGACCCGGACCTCATCGACAAGAGCCATGGCTGGCGCCGCTCAGCTGCCTACTACTCACTGCGTTTTGTTGAGAATGCAGCGCTCTCCTCACTCTGGTACGTCCACCGCACCGACTTCTACCGGCAAGTGGATGCGCCTGTGCTGGAGCTGATGCTTTTGCTAGGCTACGCTCTGGCTGTCTTCTTCATGCTGCTCTTCTACCAGTGCTGCCATCCCTGCAGGCGACTCTTCTCGTCCAGCCCGGCCCAGGGCCTGTGGGAGTGCTGCGGGTCACTTAAGCTGCCCGCCGGAACCTACTCCCAGCCCGGTCTACCACAGGACAAGCCTGGCCTGGAGCAACCCGAAACAGCCAAAGATTCGGTCACCAATGGAGAGGTCAACCTGTGTTGAGTGTGACAGCTAGAGCACAAAAAAGTGCCCTTTATGGACCAAAAGCTTGACTAGCCATTAAAGACGCTCAGAGCTCTCTTTCTTTGCCTTGACAGTCTATGGAATGTATGGAGGGGATCTTTctcagactgagagaaagacagatttcctgttgtttttttgtttacaagGCGAAAGCCGTAATAGTGGCATGGGGTTGTTGATGCATGTGCTATATTTTATCCTTAAGACAAATGAAAATGCTGCTTCTGTCTCGTAATGTGGGagttctttgtctgtctgtcaatttgtctttctctgtcttgctCTGTCTCGCTCTTTCATTTAAACATAAATACTTGTTTGGAAGATTATCTTGATGGGGTTAgacaaaataatggaaacaccAAGAAGTCCACCAAGAAATTTTAACAGCTGTAGACAAATATTAGAACAATATTGTAAGAGAAATGCTGAAAAATAAAGCCACATCAGTTAAAAatagcattgctagtgctgggggagATACGATTAGgagggttaattggcagtaccaaacaacaacaaaaaaagaaacagagaatgTCCTGCCTCTTTATATGCTGACCTTGCTTACATCGAAACTGACATTCAGAACATCTGGCGTAATCTTGCCCGCAGTGTGTGTCCATGTACTGTCCACGCAATAACATACTACCATGTGTGTAGTCATGTGTAGACCCGTTCAGTCTgtgacatggaagcaacatggaggagagctcaaacaccaagccaactgagcaacttgagcagcttatataatcgTTCATTATCCAGAATCGAGGTAGAATGTTCAATTAATCATGATACTGCTTTGAGGTCATATCGGCCAGTTAGTACTCATTCCCTTCTCCCTTAACGTTTAATACTGATTCCTATTTGCAGGCTAGGACTCTCCTTATCGTGATGTGTCCAGACTGAGAAAGGGGTGAGTGCTTCCTGCTGTCAGTGGAGGGCTGCAGTGTTGCCAGGTTTTTAACTTATGATCTTGTGATGCTCTCTGGGAGCAGTATACTCTAATAGGTTTTCTTTAGAGAACTTGATAGAGATAGAGAACATGTCAGAATGGTGCAACTGTAAGGTTGTCAAACGTTTGAATCCCAGCAACAGCACAGTGTTTAACGTGCAGGAATCCCCCAGTCTAGGGAGATCACTCACTTCTAAACATTTACAGCTGTTTTTTGAATGGCCTCAACTAATACTGTATTGTTAACCTTATGAAAACATTTAGTTTCATAATTTTAATTTTACCCGACTTGAATTTTTGAGAGTTGTGTTAGATTTATGCACTCAAAATTCAGCATTATAATGATCATTTAGCAAGATAATACATCAGAAATGTGTTTAATGTGATGTTAAATGtgcttttattataatttatgaaCAAAACCATTGTGCATTTGCAAAATCTTCATATCTACCACTACACACGAAAGAGTAAATACAGGAAAATACAGGTATAAAGATGACTCATGAAACTATTTCTTGAAAAAGTTCACAGGTTGAGCCAGGCTTAATTTTTTTGAGTAGCTGGCATAATGTTCTTAAATTTAAAAACATTGCTAAGCAGTGATCTTCCACCTGAAACCACTTGTCTAACACAAGCATTGGTGCATTTTGAGACTGTGTGTGGCTACAGCCTAATGTTGCTTCTTTAAAACCTCATCTTTCAGATGCATTCTAAATCACCTAAATGTAAGATAAATCATCATTTGGTGTTTCTGATAATTTATCTGTCCCCCATGCTTTGTAAAGATGTGTAGGCCACAACTGCCTAAACGAGTTCTGTTTCACTCGCCAGCTTCTCAGGTTTATTCCTTGCTTACGTATGTTTCAAAGTTTATTGATAAAGCACGGTATCTCATTACCAGTACCCTACTCAAATGGAGACGTTCTTTCATTAACCCAGTAAACAAGAGGGGGTATTGAATAACTTCTGGAATGGTAGCTCATGGTTTTTTGTCCAGACTATGAGAAAGAAATGGAAGTATTTTGTAGACGTAACAGGTTATGACAAGTTATTTTTGCAAGTCACAGAAATTCTAGATGTTGgtctttttcttgtttattcTCTTTATAAACTGTTTACTTTCTCTGGAGTATTCACATTTCTATTTTGCACTTCTCTCACTTGCATTTGTGCAGGTTTGCAAATGGAAAGGGACCACTTTTGCACATTATGATCTGAAATATTTTGATAATGGAGGACAAACAATGTAACATTGGAAGGCGCATGATGATTAATGATTGTACCTAAACCTCTGATGCCCTCTGGTGGTTGAATGCATGAACGGCGTGTGTTTATCTTGCAGAATGATCCAAGCGTGGAGGGAAAGTGTCATCTCATAAGTTCCAGTGGCACCTGCAAATGACTGCTTTCTAcagcttttttttctgtaagcaaataaaaaataaggaaaaataaagaaaaattatAAATTATGTATCTGAGGcctttatgttttattatttatttattattttttctctgTGATTATAGCTACATTTTAGTAATGATAGATTCTATCAATCCCATTATGATGTTTTACCTCAAAACAAAGCTCTCTGTTCACCTGGACCTTCATTTTCACTTCTTGTATAACATAAATGTGCCTTTGTCTCCATAGTGACCAGGGCCTTACTGTCttttgtgtgtaggtgtgtatgaAACTCAAGGGGAATTCCACTAACTTCTCAAATTTACGGCATAATTCCTTTATTTACCATCTGTGACCCCAGATGTGTCTTCTGACCATTATACGTAATGTTGATAACGGTGAAACAGTAATACATCGAAAAGTGTGTTTTACTGGGCTGTCATCTAGCTTCATGACACTGTACGTGCACATTTCTGCTAGAATGTAGATATAGGTAGAACACGAGAGGCAGTGTGAAATAACAGCACAGCTGTCGTGTGCTTGATTGCTTTTATACAAGAgttctgaaaataaataaaataagaaataaataaactgagcCGTGAACGTTGCATTTTTATGTCTTAATTTTAGCATTTACGTCCGCCAACGTATAGCTccttaacaagcagcttgttgctaCGTCACAGAAACGAACTCCACTCTCTGAACAGCCTGCAGttccttctccagcttcttacatAGACCAGCAAATTAAAACcttattcagttttttttttttttattgttattattatttattattgtggggtttttttgtgtgtttcttcGTTCATTATATGATTTATAGCAACAGCAATTGGCAGAGTGAGACAGTGTTTgtgaaaacaatgaaaaacaataaaaaatggtCTGTTATAGCGAAATTCGCAGCTAATCAGCTTGCATGGGCGGAACAAACTGTCTCATAATTGTACTATGAAAATTTTTTCTTCAGTCGAAACTTTATCTCAAAATCAAACAATGTCTTAGGCGCCACAGAACATATTTTACCAAATTATTTGGAACTACAATTACAAACTGTGAGGAAGCTTTCTGAGGCATTCAACTCCTCAGACATCTGATTTCATTCACCACAACTGTTCACATAACAATTCACATTCTGtcagtttctctagaacggagcatttcacCCTGTTACACTGTTTAAATCTTAACCCTTTAATTACGCTTGGGAAATTCCCCActaaacacagcagcagttaTCAACACTTTTTTATAAATAGATTTGTATATAGATAAGTGAAgctccaatctctctctctctctctctctctctctctctctctctctctctctttcaaaatGTTGGGGGAACTTTGCTTCATCACCTCTAATGTGTTCAGTCTGTCAGGCTTATGAAACTTCCTCTATGACTCTCTGCCTTAAATACCAAACACCTTTCACTTCTCTgcatcactctgtctctctttcacacgtacacacacacacacacacacacacacacacacacactcccttacATACAGGCTCTTTGGTTCGTCTTTCAGCATGGGCAATTTTGCAGCAAATGAAGGACTATCCGTATTTGTTATTGTAAGTGTTGATTTTAAGTTTTTGAGGACTTGTTTCTGCTGCGTAAATTTGCATTACATTTACTTTACTCAAATGTGCATATTATCTTCaccataataaaatatattaaggCCATTATTGACAAAGTTAAACTCTCAGTGTAATTGATTTTTATTGAGGTGGAAATTCAGTTTTCTTATTTCTTcaatgtgttttctgtagaCTGTTAAGACTtaacatatattatattgtatatattaattcatcatgtaatatatataaccttgtaatatatatatataaccttaaATAACATTGCATTCTTTTTCAGCTGGTATGGCTTGGGATCAACGCTTTCCTCTTTGTTCATTTCTACATGGCCTTTCTTGTTGATCGCTTCTACTACACCAGAGTCATCCTTGGGGTAAGGCCCAGAGTgcccatttatttttattttttttctgtagttGCTCGTGCGTAGTGCATCTAGCAGGTCagtaatttctgaataatacttTTACAACGTTATTTTCATAAATGCAGCTTCAAATTTACATATCAACATTGTTTTCCAATGAGCTGTCATTGCGTTGTACTTTGCTGCTTCACTATCTTCTATGCATCAAAGGACACTGCACATATGGTGGAGCAGGTGTTAGAGCTTAAAGTAGTTACAAAGGAAACCAAATTcatcacttctctctctctgtgttggatgcacacacacacacacatacacacacacaccaaaaacttGATTTGGAGCATGTAAAAGAGGTAGTACAAAAGATGTTAAAATGCAAATTTgaataaacacaagtcaattTTAATTAAAACTGATTACATCTTATATTTTGTTAACTCAACTTTATGTATTTAAATGATATCCTACCTCACATTTTTGAATCCCACACAGCTGACTTAAAAACAACAGTGAATGTACAGCTTCCTCATGGGCTCAAATAGCAAAATTAGTCGCACAGTAAATTTACCTTTTTGTTCTACTTTCGATACAGAATGGTTCAGTGTCAGAAGATCATATGTTTGAATCCAACTTTACCAAATTGTTCATCTGTTCAATTTTCAAAAAGCGGTAAAAAGCAATTTAACCAGCTTTATTCAGCTTAAACTAAATATTTACATTCACATAGTTTTTTATGTTCACACCGTTAACTTCCTGGTTATCACATGAAGTTCGTTTTAAAAGGGGATCTTTTAAAATTTCAGCTCCTGTTAGTACCTAGGTTATATAAATTACCGTAGTTAATTTTTTGTAGTGCCTAACATTAGTCGATACCAGTtcaatctttgtgtttgtataactaaataataccatgcagtttagataagatgtgctgttactaaatactgaaataaaaaaaaacttttttttgtaaCAGTTTCTAGAACGAGACATTCTGgtctgatttatttagtttagtagagatctttcttaaaatgactgttttatagtatatcaagtcaagtcaagtcaagtcagatttatttgtatagcgctttttacaactgttgtcgtcacaaagcagctttacataattagtaattaataaaagacagagacaaagaagaaatacagTAAGATATAAAGGAACAAAggcccccagtgagcaagccaacggcgacagtgtcaaggaaaaactccctcagagctggaggaagaaaccttgggaggaaccaagactcacaagggggacccatcctcctctggtcagaactatttaaacattaatgataaaattaCCAAatcagatacaacagatagttaatggtggtgatattaatagtggcagatagttaagagtccatttaggttttaacatggtcattaaacaggtagcagtggtaggcgggtgagcctgctggttggaccggtaggtggcagctggtttgacgcaggtagaggggacctcagcgggcaatcttccagcaggtcgggctgggtggccatttactcggagaagctAAAAAGAGaaagttctgagaggaattttatggagggcatagaatgttgagcagtatctgAATGTGTCTGACGattccagcaggtctgactataacagcctagttAAAAGAAGAGAGTAATCTGTAAATCTACTGTCCACTGTTTTGGCAGTAGCCATATCTAGCATTTTGTTTTATAGCATgtactgttatatatatatatatacccttttatttaccttttgaGAATGTCCATACTGCTGCCGGCTGggcaataatgtctgttaatgccTTAATGGTGCATAAatcactgtggttaaaacaaagacttaTCCTTACAAAGACTGATcctttaaaatatgcctggatcgccCGATCTGGATCCACTGGTTTGGATCATAAATAGCTTTTTTAAAGTCATTTGACCCCCCactccccaccccccacacacttCCATTGCACTCTATGCAGTGGGAAAATACATATTActcacactgtacacacatgaCTCAGCTGACACTGACATAAACATTCTTGGTAATGACTTTGCCCACATGTTTGTTTCTTAAAGACATGTAGTAATCAGTAAATCCACTGTGTTGGCAGTAGCCATATCtagctttttgtttttgtagttGAGCTTAGCTGGGATTCAGTGAAACTTTCTGAGCACTATCAGCATTCAGAATGGTGAAAAACTTTGATTAGGTAATTTCTTCCATAAAAAAGCTCATCCTCATTCTTCATGATCTTAGTCAATTCAATAAGGTACATGTGGTCCAAAAACACATTCTACTCTGCTACATAGTATGTAAAGTACGCCATCATTTGTAGCACAATCATatgcagggttgtgggtttgatatctGGGTTcacttgagcaaggtccttaaTCTTAGCGAAGGATCAGACATATGTGATCACTGTATCTTGTTAAAAGATGCAACATGTCAAAAGATGTAGgccacatttctttctttccaacacaaatggtcaatgtggttgtctttgtcttcatctgtAAGGAAAGAGCTTCACAGAATATTTAATGTGGACAAAATGCTGTGACTACCCTGGCAAACATTGAGATGTTTGGTTGAGCTTGTGCCTGTTAATCCCCCCCCCAGCATGCTTTGTCCTGGGCGAGGGCTCCAGCTGCGTGTCTGAACTTTAACTGCATGTTGATCCTGCTGCCGGTCTGCCGCAACCTGCTCTCCTTCCTCCGGGGCTCCATACAGGTcagatacagacacacacaagcgGCCAGACagacaaaagaaataaaagcaGTCACTAAACACCTGATACAAGCAAGAAAACTGTAATTGTATCTATATGAACTGTGTGTGAATACATGCatttctgcagtgctgtagCCGTACCGCTGCCCGCCAACTAGACAGAAACATCACTTTCCACAAACTGGTGGCCTACATGATTGCCTTCCACACAGGTAGCTATCTATATTTGACATCTGTCtagcacaaaaaaaaatcatgatttCATGACTTCTTATTCATATGGAATGTTTTGTTTACTTTAGCTGAAACGTAAAAATATTGATGTCTGTTGGGAAATGTTGGATCAGCGTGTCATGGTCTGAGCTGAACCCTCCAACCATCTCTTCTGTGTTTCTCTCAGCGGTGCACATCATTGCTCATCTGTTTAATTTCGAGCGCTTCATGGATGCCCAGCTGGAGGCCAACAGTAGCTCCCTGCCTCATGTCCTCTCTCTGATCGGCAACAGAAACAATGAGTCCTTTCTAAACCCAATTAGGAGCAATGAGACGGTGAGTGACACTGGTCTGGACTGGAAATTGTCAAGTccaaacctttaaaaatgataaaaatatgtaatataaattTGTAGTAGTCGGaatttgttgtttttagaaTGCATTTTGACAGTTACCTACATAACATGcccatgggtggaacatgggctatgTTTTTCAGGTGGTCTGATTGGTACATGTGTTGTAACTGGGACACAATTGGGCTTTCCAAATGAGCCTCACCATTACAGCTCACCTTAATCTCATATGGGTCCCATATGACCCGGTAtgtagtgtacaacccagatggaaccaatgtttaacccctcctggtcccatcactgaccctagtgggtatccatatgtggggccaatatGAAACCCATGGCCAAACTTTCTGGTGCCCGGttggctacccatacaggccctgcATGGACATGTTATCTGGGTAACTGTCAAAATGCAttctaaaaacaacaaactatgacttccattcaaaatcAGCATTTTCAGCAtgatattgattgattgattgattgattagtgACTTATCAGATCAGTGTTATCACCAGTCATAAGGCTTTCCTTCTGCTTATTTCTAGCTGGCTAGCTCTTAGATAACAATTATAGTAACATACTGAGAGTCTGTTGGGTGTGACAAGCTGATTCAGAGGGCAGTTAATATAGCCATaatactagctagctaaatcaCAAAATGCTCAAACcctaaaataatattttctctTCACAACAATTTGTATGTAAACAGGGCAGAAAGCTTAAGGCTAAACGAAGTTATATTACATGCCTTTGTGAAAATTCCATAAACTTTTATCTTTTCTGCATATGTGTGTATTAAAGTCTTAACGAGAGGGCCAGACTACACAAAATAGGGGTAAATAAATTAATGTGGGAGAAAATCTTTTCTTGTGATATTGTAAGGCGAGTTTTGAAATATGGGTTGTTTGCAGCAGTTCAGGAATCTCCCACATGAGCACACTGTGGGTGGAAGTTCTTCTCTTTTTGGTGCAGGACAACTTCCCTTAGTCTGCCCTTATAAAGGAACCTAAGAACCAGTGTTAACTGTAAAGGGACCCCTCAGGGCCacactaatctctctctctgtcttgtcatttacatacacacacacaaacatgaaaagaaattccCTCACTAagtcgctcactcactcactcactaacccCACATCACCATCATGCTCTGTTGCCTGCAATGTGATGACAtgctgttgccatggcaacagtgTGACCTCTGCATACAGGAATAGCACAACAAGAGGAAGAGCCCTTCAGCATAACAGAACAATAAATAATGTCATCCTGTCTGACAAATGCCGGACCTTTGACCGCAGTGACGGGGAACATTGCTATTGGCAGAATTGCTAGAGGATGGCCAATATTATGTCTGTATTAGTGCAGTTTACTTGAGGATTTAGAGTTATATAATTTCTTTTAAATGAGGTagatatttctttattattcatGTTTTTATGCTTTTGTGACTTGGTATTGGTTTTGTATATGTTATAAAAACAACACAGTCTCACATAACACATTTTCTC of the Salminus brasiliensis chromosome 25, fSalBra1.hap2, whole genome shotgun sequence genome contains:
- the xk gene encoding membrane transport protein XK, with the translated sequence MRLPSSVLVSVSLFTAETTAALYLSTTYRSAGDKIWQCFTLLFTLVPSVLVQLTLIFIHRDLSRDRPLVLLLHILQLGPIIRCLDAFCIYGSSGKVEEPYVTITRKKQMPRSGQAEEVEQEVGQAEGKLVTHRAAFARTSVIQAFLGSAPQLTLQLYICVLQRGVSIGRGTLMVISLLSIVYGALRCNILAIKIRYDDYEVSVHPAAYLCVFLWRGFEIATRVAVLVLFSSVLKVWVLPVVLIGFLLFFLQPWVRFWSSHSPFPENIEKTLTRVGTTIVLCMLTFLYAGINVFCWSAVQLKLDDPDLIDKSHGWRRSAAYYSLRFVENAALSSLWYVHRTDFYRQVDAPVLELMLLLGYALAVFFMLLFYQCCHPCRRLFSSSPAQGLWECCGSLKLPAGTYSQPGLPQDKPGLEQPETAKDSVTNGEVNLC